In Paenibacillus hexagrammi, the following are encoded in one genomic region:
- a CDS encoding CtsR family transcriptional regulator has product MRNVSEIIEQYLKHVLQQSPDGAIEIQRNELADQFQCVPSQINYVISTRFTLEKGYIVESKRGGGGYIRIQKIELKQHGSILDHIFQTIHTHIDQITSEGLIYQLQEGQYISAREANLMKAAISREVLAFKLPLRDEIRAKILKAMLISLLSK; this is encoded by the coding sequence ATGCGTAATGTTTCAGAAATCATTGAGCAATATTTGAAACATGTCCTGCAGCAAAGTCCCGATGGAGCGATCGAAATTCAACGCAACGAGCTAGCTGATCAATTTCAATGTGTGCCTTCTCAAATAAACTATGTGATAAGTACAAGGTTTACTTTAGAGAAAGGCTATATAGTTGAAAGTAAGCGCGGCGGCGGCGGCTATATTCGTATCCAGAAGATTGAACTCAAGCAGCACGGCTCTATACTTGATCACATTTTTCAAACTATTCATACCCATATCGATCAGATTACGTCGGAAGGTCTAATTTATCAATTGCAGGAAGGGCAATACATTTCTGCACGGGAGGCCAATCTGATGAAAGCTGCGATCTCTAGGGAAGTGTTAGCTTTTAAGCTGCCTCTTAGAGATGAAATTAGAGCGAAAATTTTAAAAGCAATGCTGATATCCTTACTTAGCAAATGA
- a CDS encoding UvrB/UvrC motif-containing protein: MICQECGKRPATLHFTKIINGEKTEFHICEACAREKGEMIPGTSNGFSIHNLLSGLLDFDPSSMASAKPQTIRCEHCGLTYSQFSKLGRFGCDSCYKSFSDKLDPLFKRVHGNTVHVGKVPKRSGGLIQYKREIETLKKEMMTRIELEEFEQAAKIRDQIRDLEKKIAGA, encoded by the coding sequence ATGATATGTCAGGAATGCGGGAAAAGACCTGCTACACTTCATTTTACGAAAATTATTAATGGTGAGAAAACAGAGTTTCATATTTGCGAAGCATGTGCACGTGAAAAGGGAGAAATGATCCCAGGTACGTCTAATGGCTTTTCTATCCATAATTTGCTTTCAGGCCTATTGGATTTTGATCCCTCCTCAATGGCCTCAGCAAAACCGCAAACAATCCGTTGTGAACATTGTGGTCTTACGTATTCGCAGTTTAGTAAGTTAGGACGTTTTGGATGCGACTCATGCTACAAAAGTTTTTCGGATAAGTTGGATCCATTGTTTAAGAGAGTTCATGGTAACACCGTTCACGTAGGGAAGGTTCCGAAGAGAAGCGGAGGCCTAATCCAATATAAGCGAGAAATCGAAACCTTAAAGAAGGAAATGATGACCCGCATTGAATTAGAGGAATTTGAACAAGCGGCGAAGATTAGGGATCAAATTCGAGACCTTGAAAAGAAGATTGCAGGAGCATAG
- a CDS encoding protein arginine kinase, with the protein MSLNQFTGDALSEWMKGDGPESDIVISSRIRIARNLKDYPYPMLATNQQSQEVLDQLSAVLENEELETISNFSLVPLSRLNELERMVLVEKHLISPNLVNESRNGAVILSENESISIMINEEDHLRIQCLCPGFQIKEAWDLANQIDDIFESQLDYGYDEKRGYLTSCPTNVGTGIRASVMMHLPALVLTQQINRILSAVTQVGLTVRGLYGEGSEALGNLFQISNQITLGQSEEEIIDNLFSVARQIIEHERAARHKLMQESKMRITDRVNRSLGILSHAAIMDSKEAAQRLSDVRLGIDLEIIKDLSSNILNELLVMTQPGFLQMNAGEKLSAEERDVRRAELIRQRFGRF; encoded by the coding sequence ATGTCGCTGAATCAATTTACGGGAGATGCTCTCAGCGAATGGATGAAAGGAGACGGACCTGAGTCGGATATAGTCATTAGCAGCCGAATTCGGATTGCCCGTAACCTGAAGGATTATCCTTATCCCATGCTCGCTACAAACCAGCAGTCCCAAGAAGTACTTGATCAACTTTCAGCTGTTTTAGAGAATGAGGAATTAGAGACAATCAGTAATTTTTCATTGGTTCCACTTTCGAGGCTTAATGAGCTTGAGAGAATGGTGCTGGTGGAGAAACATTTAATTAGTCCTAACCTTGTTAATGAGTCCAGAAATGGAGCGGTTATTTTAAGCGAGAATGAATCGATCAGCATCATGATCAATGAAGAGGATCATTTGCGAATACAATGTTTATGTCCGGGATTTCAAATAAAGGAAGCATGGGACCTAGCCAACCAGATCGATGATATTTTTGAGTCTCAGCTTGACTACGGTTATGATGAGAAGCGCGGCTACCTTACAAGCTGTCCTACTAATGTCGGAACAGGCATAAGAGCTTCAGTTATGATGCATCTTCCTGCTCTTGTTCTTACTCAACAAATCAACCGGATTTTGTCGGCAGTAACACAGGTCGGGTTGACAGTTAGAGGATTGTATGGAGAAGGCAGCGAAGCTTTAGGTAACCTATTCCAAATTTCAAATCAAATCACGTTAGGACAATCTGAGGAGGAAATTATCGATAATCTCTTCAGTGTAGCTCGACAAATTATTGAGCATGAACGCGCTGCCAGGCATAAGCTGATGCAAGAATCAAAAATGCGAATCACGGATCGGGTAAACCGCTCTCTTGGCATTCTATCTCATGCAGCCATCATGGATTCTAAGGAAGCAGCTCAGAGGCTTTCCGATGTAAGGTTGGGCATTGATCTGGAGATCATAAAGGACTTGTCGTCCAATATTTTAAATGAGCTGCTGGTGATGACACAGCCGGGCTTCTTACAAATGAATGCCGGAGAAAAGCTTTCCGCAGAGGAGCGCGATGTTCGTCGAGCGGAGTTGATTCGTCAAAGATTCGGACGTTTTTAG
- the clpC gene encoding ATP-dependent protease ATP-binding subunit ClpC, whose amino-acid sequence MMFGRFTERAQKVLSLAQEEAVRLGHNNIGTEHILLGLIREGEGIAAKALVALGLGLEKIQDEVESLIGRGQEQPTNIAYTPRAKKVIELSMDEARKLGHTYVGTEHILLGLIREGEGVAARVLNNLGVSLNKARQQVLQLLGSSETVSPSHGANPNVNTPTLDGLARDLTAFAKEGHLDPVIGRSKEIERVIQVLSRRTKNNPVLIGEPGVGKTAIAEGLAQKIINNEIPETLKDKRVMTLDMGSVVAGTKYRGEFEDRLKKIMDEIRQAGNIVLFIDELHTLIGAGGAEGAIDASNILKPALARGELQCIGATTLDEYRKYIEKDAALERRFQPITVDQPSTDEAIQILHGLRDRYEAHHRVKITDAAIEEAVKLSDRYITDRFLPDKAIDLIDEASSKVRLRSYTIPPSLKQLENKLDDIRKEKDAAVQSQEFEKAAGLRDTEQKLREELDSTKNDWKEKQGRLDTEVTPEDIAQVVASWTGIPVSKLAEEETERLLKMEDILHERVIGQEEAVKAVSRAIRRARAGLKDPKRPMGSFIFLGPTGVGKTELARALAESLFGDQNAVIRIDMSEYMEKHSTSRLVGAPPGYVGYEEGGQLTEKVRRKPYSVVLLDEIEKAHPEVFNILLQVLEDGRLTDSKGRTVDFRNTLIIMTSNVGADTIKKNSTLGFTAAQDAGKDYSNMKDKVMGELKKSFRPEFLNRIDEIIVFHSLGEEHIAEIVSLMADDLRKRLKEQEVDFKLTDKAKAFLAKEGFDPTYGARPLRRAIQKHIEDRLSEELLRGNISKGDSLTIDEKDGELFVLRGEGVTAQ is encoded by the coding sequence ATGATGTTTGGAAGATTTACGGAACGCGCACAGAAAGTTCTTTCTCTGGCTCAAGAAGAGGCTGTTCGTTTAGGCCACAATAATATTGGTACAGAGCATATTTTACTTGGACTTATTCGTGAAGGTGAAGGCATTGCCGCTAAGGCACTTGTTGCTTTAGGTTTAGGGCTTGAAAAAATTCAAGATGAGGTTGAGTCCTTAATCGGCCGCGGTCAAGAGCAACCTACCAACATCGCCTACACGCCAAGAGCGAAAAAAGTCATCGAGCTTTCTATGGATGAGGCAAGAAAATTGGGCCATACCTATGTAGGTACAGAGCATATTTTACTTGGTTTGATTCGTGAAGGTGAAGGCGTAGCGGCGCGTGTGTTGAACAATTTAGGCGTAAGCTTGAATAAAGCGCGTCAGCAGGTGCTTCAACTACTGGGAAGCAGCGAAACGGTTTCCCCAAGTCACGGTGCGAATCCGAATGTGAATACGCCGACATTGGATGGACTGGCTAGAGATTTAACTGCATTTGCAAAAGAGGGACACTTAGACCCGGTCATTGGTCGGAGTAAAGAAATCGAGCGTGTAATTCAAGTACTTAGCCGTAGAACGAAAAACAATCCTGTTCTAATCGGGGAACCAGGGGTTGGTAAAACGGCGATTGCTGAAGGTCTTGCGCAAAAAATTATCAACAACGAAATTCCGGAAACGTTAAAAGATAAAAGGGTAATGACACTTGATATGGGCTCTGTTGTAGCCGGCACTAAATATCGGGGGGAATTCGAAGACCGTCTCAAAAAGATTATGGACGAGATTCGTCAGGCGGGTAATATTGTGCTCTTCATCGACGAGCTGCACACCTTAATCGGTGCGGGCGGAGCGGAAGGTGCCATTGATGCTTCGAACATTTTGAAGCCTGCATTAGCAAGGGGCGAATTGCAGTGTATCGGTGCTACAACCTTAGATGAGTACCGCAAATATATCGAGAAAGATGCCGCCCTCGAGAGACGTTTTCAACCGATTACGGTTGATCAGCCTTCAACGGATGAAGCGATTCAAATTTTACATGGCCTTCGCGATCGTTATGAAGCCCATCACCGCGTGAAAATTACCGATGCAGCGATTGAAGAAGCTGTTAAATTATCGGATCGTTACATTACGGACCGTTTCCTTCCGGATAAAGCAATTGATCTCATCGATGAAGCGAGTTCCAAGGTAAGGCTTCGCTCCTACACAATACCGCCTAGCTTGAAGCAATTGGAGAACAAGCTGGACGATATTCGTAAAGAGAAGGATGCTGCGGTACAAAGTCAAGAGTTCGAAAAGGCTGCGGGTCTTCGGGACACAGAGCAAAAGCTTCGTGAGGAGCTAGATTCCACGAAGAATGACTGGAAAGAAAAGCAAGGTCGACTGGATACGGAAGTAACACCGGAAGATATTGCTCAGGTCGTAGCAAGCTGGACTGGGATTCCTGTCAGCAAGCTGGCGGAAGAGGAGACCGAAAGACTGCTCAAAATGGAGGATATCCTGCATGAGCGTGTGATCGGTCAAGAAGAAGCTGTGAAAGCAGTGAGTCGCGCTATTCGCCGCGCTAGAGCTGGACTGAAAGATCCAAAACGTCCAATGGGCTCCTTCATCTTCCTGGGACCAACTGGTGTAGGTAAAACAGAACTCGCACGGGCACTGGCAGAGTCGTTGTTCGGAGATCAAAATGCAGTTATACGAATTGACATGTCTGAGTACATGGAGAAGCACTCCACTTCACGTCTGGTTGGAGCGCCTCCAGGATACGTAGGATATGAAGAAGGCGGCCAACTGACGGAAAAAGTACGCCGTAAACCTTACTCTGTAGTACTGCTGGACGAAATCGAGAAAGCACATCCGGAAGTGTTCAATATCCTGCTTCAAGTGCTGGAAGATGGTCGTCTGACTGATTCCAAAGGCCGTACAGTCGATTTCCGTAATACGTTGATCATCATGACTTCAAACGTTGGTGCCGATACAATTAAGAAGAATTCCACACTCGGATTCACGGCAGCACAAGATGCAGGTAAAGATTACTCCAATATGAAGGATAAAGTGATGGGTGAGCTGAAAAAGAGCTTCCGTCCGGAGTTCCTTAACCGGATCGACGAAATCATCGTCTTCCATTCGCTAGGCGAAGAACACATCGCAGAAATTGTCAGCCTGATGGCCGACGATCTGCGTAAGCGCCTGAAAGAGCAAGAAGTTGATTTCAAATTGACAGATAAAGCGAAGGCATTCCTGGCAAAAGAGGGCTTCGACCCAACATACGGAGCAAGACCGCTTCGCAGGGCCATTCAGAAGCATATTGAAGATCGATTGTCCGAGGAGCTGCTGAGAGGGAATATTTCTAAAGGCGATTCGCTTACAATCGATGAAAAAGATGGCGAGCTCTTCGTGCTCCGCGGCGAAGGTGTAACCGCCCAATAA
- the radA gene encoding DNA repair protein RadA produces the protein MKNKTTYICTVCGAPHSKWQGFCNNCQAKHTIEEQLPTAAAPSMVKRVTKPNVTLKRLSETESQNSDRIVTSIGEFNRVMGGGIVRDSLTIITAEPGAGKSTLLLQVSQDVAKKGLKVLYASGEESDSQIKRRAERIIPNIEQNVWVYSDTSLNNVLGCIDQVDPDLIIVDSIQTFILEEYTSRPGSPTQTMECANALLRVAKDAERPRAIIMVGQMTKDNELAGLRALEHLVDAVLVLDGENGEELKQLSASKNRYGSTGEIGFFSMTEAGMVPIDNPSEFFMTQRDENEIVSGSALTVVKEGTRPIILEVESLVSHSFTPYPSRIAESLKKDQLSTLISILEQRAGIELYTKNVVIKTTGGFRLKEQSSNLAVIMSIVSSYKNKGIPNDVVFIADIGLTGELKKVPTLEARIRELERMGFKRVYVAKNALKQPASFKKIKVFACNTLSEVIQSLFGRSANEFE, from the coding sequence ATGAAAAATAAAACTACATATATATGCACAGTGTGTGGAGCCCCACATTCCAAGTGGCAGGGGTTTTGTAATAATTGTCAAGCCAAACATACGATCGAAGAGCAGCTGCCAACCGCAGCAGCGCCTTCAATGGTCAAGCGTGTAACCAAGCCTAATGTTACATTAAAACGATTGTCCGAAACGGAATCACAGAACAGTGACCGCATTGTGACCTCAATTGGAGAGTTCAACAGAGTAATGGGCGGGGGGATTGTAAGGGACTCCTTAACGATCATTACCGCAGAACCTGGCGCTGGTAAATCTACCTTACTGCTGCAGGTCTCCCAGGATGTGGCCAAGAAAGGGCTTAAAGTGCTCTATGCATCCGGTGAGGAAAGCGATAGTCAGATTAAACGTAGAGCAGAACGAATCATACCTAATATTGAACAAAATGTGTGGGTTTACTCGGACACGAGTCTGAACAATGTGTTAGGCTGCATCGATCAGGTAGACCCCGATCTAATTATCGTTGATAGTATCCAGACCTTTATACTGGAGGAGTATACGTCCCGCCCCGGTTCGCCGACGCAGACGATGGAATGTGCGAATGCACTGCTTCGAGTGGCTAAGGATGCAGAGCGTCCAAGAGCCATTATCATGGTCGGACAAATGACGAAGGACAATGAATTAGCAGGACTTAGAGCCTTGGAGCATTTGGTGGATGCGGTGCTTGTACTGGATGGTGAAAACGGTGAAGAACTTAAGCAGCTCTCGGCTAGCAAAAATCGTTACGGAAGTACGGGGGAGATTGGCTTCTTTTCCATGACCGAGGCGGGCATGGTCCCAATCGATAATCCTTCAGAGTTCTTCATGACACAGCGGGATGAGAATGAAATTGTGTCGGGAAGCGCCCTCACCGTGGTGAAGGAGGGAACACGGCCGATTATTTTGGAAGTGGAGAGTTTGGTATCCCACAGTTTTACGCCGTATCCCTCAAGGATTGCGGAATCCTTAAAAAAAGATCAGCTTAGTACGCTAATCTCCATCTTGGAGCAGCGTGCAGGGATAGAGCTTTATACAAAAAATGTAGTTATTAAGACTACAGGTGGTTTTCGATTGAAAGAGCAGTCTTCGAACCTTGCGGTCATTATGAGTATCGTCTCATCGTACAAAAATAAGGGAATACCTAACGACGTCGTATTTATTGCCGATATAGGACTTACGGGTGAGTTGAAGAAGGTTCCCACCTTGGAAGCGAGAATTCGTGAGTTGGAGCGGATGGGCTTTAAGCGAGTGTATGTGGCCAAGAATGCACTGAAGCAACCGGCTTCTTTTAAAAAAATCAAGGTATTCGCTTGTAATACCCTCAGTGAAGTTATCCAAAGCTTGTTCGGACGATCCGCCAATGAATTTGAATAG
- the disA gene encoding DNA integrity scanning diadenylate cyclase DisA, producing the protein MSKEETKRDVMSQLLQMVAPGTAFRDGLENVLRAKTGGLIVVGYSPEVTEIVDGGFSIDCEFSPNYLYELAKMDGAIILSEDVKRILFANTQLIPDSSIQSSETGIRHRTAERVAKQTNKLVVSISQRRNVITLYQGNLRYALKDIGVILTKANQAIQTLERYKVVLDQSLTNLGASEFEELVTLHDVTNVIARVEMVLRIRAEINRYINELGNEGRLISMQLEELVGNAELEARLLVKDYVRDLSDDKVKDVLSGMKRLSSDELLEPHHIIRLLGYSHTNAITEEPVSPRGFRMLSKIPRLPSIIISNLVEKFGYLPHMMMATIEELDEVDGIGEVRARAIKEGLKRIQEQVFIDRHI; encoded by the coding sequence ATGAGCAAAGAAGAGACGAAGCGAGACGTGATGAGCCAGCTGCTTCAGATGGTAGCTCCTGGAACAGCGTTCCGCGATGGCTTAGAGAATGTCCTTCGCGCCAAGACGGGCGGATTGATTGTAGTTGGTTACAGTCCGGAAGTGACGGAAATTGTTGATGGAGGCTTCTCCATAGATTGTGAGTTTTCGCCTAACTATTTATATGAACTAGCCAAGATGGATGGAGCCATTATTTTAAGTGAAGATGTAAAAAGGATTTTGTTCGCCAATACGCAGTTAATTCCTGACTCCTCGATCCAATCCTCGGAAACCGGTATTCGGCACCGCACGGCGGAGAGGGTTGCCAAGCAGACCAACAAACTAGTGGTCTCCATTTCCCAGAGAAGGAATGTAATTACTTTATATCAAGGGAATTTGCGATATGCTCTGAAAGATATTGGTGTCATTCTGACCAAAGCGAATCAAGCGATTCAGACCTTGGAAAGGTATAAGGTTGTTTTGGACCAGTCGCTTACGAATCTTGGCGCCAGTGAATTTGAAGAGCTTGTTACCCTTCATGATGTAACCAATGTCATTGCCAGAGTTGAGATGGTGCTTCGAATCCGAGCTGAGATCAACCGATATATCAATGAACTTGGCAACGAAGGACGATTGATCAGCATGCAGCTGGAGGAATTAGTCGGCAATGCGGAGCTGGAAGCGCGGCTGCTTGTAAAAGACTATGTCAGAGATTTATCGGATGATAAGGTAAAAGATGTCCTTTCCGGCATGAAGCGTCTATCCTCTGATGAGCTCTTGGAGCCGCATCATATCATACGCTTGTTGGGGTACTCGCACACGAATGCAATAACTGAGGAACCTGTATCCCCAAGAGGCTTTCGTATGCTTAGCAAGATTCCGCGGCTGCCTTCGATTATTATCTCCAATTTAGTGGAAAAGTTCGGGTACCTTCCGCATATGATGATGGCCACTATTGAGGAACTGGATGAAGTTGACGGTATCGGAGAAGTCAGAGCCCGCGCCATTAAGGAAGGTCTCAAGCGAATTCAGGAACAAGTGTTCATTGACAGACATATTTAA
- the pssA gene encoding CDP-diacylglycerol--serine O-phosphatidyltransferase, with the protein MLTKSIPSLFTVGNLFLGVLSIILVFNGEPGRAAVLVIVAMLLDGLDGRVARALNAQSEFGKELDSLSDVISFGVAPAFIMYVVAFNDPHVISPAFAWIVTAIFPICGALRLARFNVIAGVPGYFIGLPIPAAGGVLCTLALFNNEINVYVLLVSTVMLSYLMVSTVKYPNFKKAGIPKAAIWITPIIVAVAVIIAIKWPESISKMIFVPLLIYALYGLKKTLMASSSVYADATKDV; encoded by the coding sequence ATGTTAACGAAATCAATTCCCAGCCTTTTTACAGTAGGGAACTTATTCTTGGGCGTCCTGTCGATTATCCTCGTATTTAATGGAGAGCCGGGTCGCGCAGCCGTGCTTGTCATCGTCGCAATGCTGCTCGATGGGTTGGATGGAAGAGTAGCTCGTGCGCTGAATGCGCAGAGTGAGTTCGGTAAAGAGCTAGATTCCCTGTCGGATGTCATCTCGTTCGGTGTTGCACCTGCATTTATCATGTATGTTGTAGCTTTTAATGATCCGCATGTTATCAGCCCCGCGTTTGCTTGGATTGTTACAGCGATATTCCCGATTTGCGGAGCGCTGCGTTTGGCAAGATTTAACGTGATTGCAGGAGTTCCTGGTTATTTTATTGGTCTGCCGATTCCAGCAGCTGGCGGCGTTTTATGTACGCTTGCACTGTTTAACAACGAAATCAATGTATATGTACTGCTCGTAAGTACAGTGATGTTATCGTATCTGATGGTCAGCACGGTGAAGTATCCGAACTTCAAGAAGGCTGGCATCCCCAAAGCCGCAATTTGGATTACACCGATTATCGTTGCTGTTGCGGTAATTATTGCCATTAAGTGGCCGGAATCCATTTCTAAAATGATCTTTGTACCGCTGCTGATTTATGCGCTGTACGGCTTAAAAAAAACGTTGATGGCATCTTCATCCGTTTACGCAGACGCAACAAAAGACGTGTAA
- a CDS encoding DUF1573 domain-containing protein, with amino-acid sequence MSSLTLKQFQDQVSELLLRHRSLLDVLSKFQQTNAATNRSVIKSITECGCIQIHAAKQEYHQEMTLDEAKDVLGTHVNGELCEHCKEVVSAELGRNLFYMAALSNLLKVDMDQVVENESKKCSTLGLFNMS; translated from the coding sequence ATGAGCTCTTTAACTTTAAAGCAGTTTCAGGATCAAGTATCCGAGTTGTTGCTCCGTCACCGTAGTCTGCTTGACGTGTTATCCAAGTTCCAACAAACGAATGCGGCAACCAATCGCTCTGTGATCAAATCCATTACGGAATGTGGATGTATCCAAATTCATGCTGCCAAACAGGAGTATCATCAAGAGATGACCCTGGACGAAGCCAAGGATGTACTTGGCACGCATGTAAACGGAGAGCTGTGCGAGCATTGCAAGGAAGTCGTTAGTGCTGAACTGGGACGTAATCTGTTTTACATGGCTGCTCTCAGCAACCTGCTGAAGGTAGATATGGATCAAGTGGTGGAAAATGAATCAAAGAAGTGTTCAACTCTTGGTTTGTTTAACATGTCTTAG